In the Candidatus Electrothrix sp. GW3-4 genome, one interval contains:
- a CDS encoding HU family DNA-binding protein encodes MLKRELVSEVTEQLGGYYKQDVAQAVDIILENITQALTEGRRVEIRGFGSFSVRTRKPRTTKNPKTGKMMDIPARKTLHFTMSKSLKEVLIEE; translated from the coding sequence ATGCTCAAGCGTGAATTGGTAAGTGAAGTTACTGAGCAGTTAGGCGGCTACTATAAACAGGATGTAGCGCAGGCTGTCGATATTATATTAGAAAATATAACACAAGCCCTGACGGAAGGACGGCGGGTTGAAATTCGGGGATTCGGCAGTTTTTCAGTGAGAACGCGTAAGCCGCGCACAACGAAAAATCCAAAGACCGGCAAGATGATGGATATTCCGGCGAGAAAAACGCTGCATTTCACGATGAGTAAGTCACTCAAGGAAGTTCTTATTGAGGAGTAA
- a CDS encoding CPBP family glutamic-type intramembrane protease: MLNYLKNNLTKGYRISPRKEVKTSFALILLFALIALAVGNAGNLFSFQIVDGKTACIALFSLFLFPALLEESFFRGLIIPLNTRQRGKQTILLFTLLSATLFTLWHPLNALTINPGAQVFFCDPYFLVIVFCLGMACSLSYISSQSLWVPIIIHWLTVVIWVLFLGGRNLLLQG; this comes from the coding sequence ATGCTCAACTACCTCAAGAACAATCTCACGAAAGGGTACAGGATCTCTCCACGCAAAGAAGTAAAGACGTCCTTCGCGCTCATACTCCTCTTTGCTCTCATCGCCTTGGCCGTTGGCAATGCTGGTAACCTCTTCTCCTTTCAGATAGTCGACGGGAAGACGGCCTGTATCGCTTTGTTTTCCCTCTTCCTCTTCCCTGCCCTCTTGGAAGAATCTTTTTTCCGTGGTCTTATTATCCCGCTCAATACCCGGCAAAGGGGGAAACAGACTATCCTACTGTTCACCCTGCTCAGCGCGACCCTGTTCACCCTCTGGCATCCCCTCAACGCCTTGACGATCAATCCTGGAGCCCAGGTATTCTTTTGCGACCCATATTTTCTTGTTATCGTCTTCTGCCTGGGCATGGCATGTAGCCTGTCATACATCTCTTCCCAATCTCTTTGGGTACCGATCATAATCCACTGGCTGACTGTCGTGATTTGGGTTCTTTTTCTCGGCGGCAGGAATCTCCTTCTGCAAGGATGA
- a CDS encoding ABC transporter ATP-binding protein, translated as MTDFLRIMRINKTFHPSKEIRVQALHDINLTVEQGDLAVLSGPSGSGKTTLLNIIGGLDSPTSGKVTLDGQHITGLSQADLSQVRRDQIGFVFQAYNLIPVLTARENIEYVMKLQGRKQEECDRRTIEVAEKLAIDSLLDKLPSQMSGGQQQRVAVARAVAATPKLILADEPTANLDSTTATSLMEMMQRLNEDEGVTIIFSSHDPLVIDKARHSVILQDGKVIANERNS; from the coding sequence ATGACCGACTTTCTCCGCATAATGAGGATTAATAAGACCTTTCACCCCAGCAAAGAGATACGCGTCCAGGCCCTTCATGATATTAACCTTACCGTTGAACAGGGCGACCTCGCGGTCCTCTCCGGGCCGTCGGGCAGTGGCAAAACAACCCTCCTCAATATCATCGGCGGCCTAGATAGCCCGACCAGTGGCAAGGTAACCCTTGACGGCCAACACATTACAGGTCTGTCCCAGGCCGATCTTTCGCAGGTACGGCGGGACCAGATCGGCTTTGTCTTCCAGGCCTACAACCTGATTCCGGTTTTAACTGCCCGGGAAAATATTGAATACGTCATGAAACTCCAAGGGCGTAAACAGGAAGAATGCGACCGGCGCACCATTGAGGTTGCAGAAAAACTGGCCATTGACAGCCTGCTCGACAAACTGCCATCGCAGATGAGCGGGGGACAGCAACAGCGGGTTGCCGTGGCCAGGGCTGTGGCCGCAACGCCCAAATTAATCCTGGCCGACGAACCCACTGCCAACTTAGATTCCACCACTGCCACCTCACTGATGGAAATGATGCAGCGACTCAACGAAGACGAAGGCGTGACCATCATCTTTTCCTCCCATGACCCCCTGGTGATTGACAAGGCCAGGCACTCTGTGATTCTCCAGGACGGCAAGGTGATCGCCAATGAGCGGAATTCCTGA